In Solanum lycopersicum chromosome 5, SLM_r2.1, the following are encoded in one genomic region:
- the LOC101248577 gene encoding uncharacterized protein At1g08160, with amino-acid sequence MSRQRETNPYFLPPHVPPLEQQHEPQHPPFSSQFPPSNAKNQTPHEPQHPPFSSQFPHSNAKNQTPHEPHSPGDSYFPSPTMPVSTRHSQPQLHSGPQPHSTGHNSHLPTPVPPPRQQQQHSGSRPHSQHHRHSSGLVRVPTRRKTRPFAWLVAGFCALFWVMVIVAGLAILIIYLVFRPRNPKFDITSATLNAAYLDMGYLLNADITILANFTNPNKKGRVDFHYAILDLYHGGHLLASSYMDPFSTMSHESRFQDVHLVSSQVRLSLEQSQQLKKEVDNGRVKFEVKGLFRARSNLGSFLQYSYWLYAQCTIVVTSPPTGVLIGRKCTTKR; translated from the exons ATGTCCCGTCAACGCGAAACCAACCCTTATTTTCTTCCACCACATGTTCCTCCACTTGAACAACAACATGAACCACAACATCCTCCTTTCTCTTCTCAATTTCCACCTTCTAATGCAAAAAATCAAACGCCACATGAACCACAACATCCTCCTTTCTCTTCTCAATTTCCACACTCTAATGCAAAAAATCAAACGCCACATGAACCACATTCTCCTGGAGATTCTTATTTTCCAAGTCCAACGATGCCAGTGTCAACGAGACATTCCCAGCCACAACTTCATTCAGGACCACAACCGCATAGTACTGGTCATAACTCTCACTTACCAACACCAGTACCTCCACCACGACAGCAGCAGCAACATTCAGGATCTCGACCTCATAGCCAACATCATCGTCACTCTTCAG GTCTAGTGCGAGTACCCACTAGGCGTAAAACTAGGCCATTTGCATGGCTAGTTGCAGGTTTTTGTGCACTTTTCTGGGTCATGGTAATAGTGGCTGGCCTAGCAATCCTCATCATCTATCTTGTATTTCGTCCAAGAAATCCAAAGTTTGACATAACTAGTGCAACACTAAACGCAGCCTATCTTGACATGGGATACCTCCTTAATGCTGACATTACTATACTTGCAAACTTCACAAATCCAAACAAGAAAGGCAGGGTGGATTTCCATTATGCCATTCTAGATCTTTATCATGGTGGACACCTACTGGCTTCCAGTTACATGGACCCTTTCTCGACAATGAGCCATGAGTCGAGGTTTCAAGATGTACACTTGGTGAGCAGTCAAGTGAGACTTTCTTTGGAACAAAGCCAACAACTGAAGAAAGAAGTGGATAATGGAAGAGTGAAATTTGAAGTGAAGGGATTGTTTAGAGCAAGGTCTAACTTGGGGAGTTTCCTTCAATACTCCTACTGGTTGTATGCCCAGTGTACTATTGTGGTTACCAGCCCTCCAACTGGTGTCTTGATTGGCAGAAAGTGCACAACGAAGCGCTAA
- the LOC101247525 gene encoding serine/threonine-protein kinase AFC2 isoform X1, whose amino-acid sequence MEMDYVTEYPHSYMDRRPKKRPRLDWDPSHTPKAQSGIYYGQEVGNSSSYVHSRLLPDHDNLYVKGLAQKGSPPRREDDKDGHYLFELGENLTTRYKILKKIGEGTFGQVLECWDREQKEFVAIKIIRSIKKYREAAMVEIDVLQLLGRYDRGGSRCVQLRNWFDYRNHICLVFEKLGPSLFDFLRKNSYRAFPVDLVREIGRQLLECVAFMHDMRLIHTDLKPENILFVSADYIKVPDYKGTPWSHRDRSFYKRLPKSSAIKVIDFGSTAYERPDHNYIVSTRHYRAPEVILGLGWSYPCDLWSVGCILVELCSGEALFQTHENLEHLAMMERVLGTLPSQMLNKVDRHAEKYVRRGRLDWPEGATSRESIKSVIKLPRLQNLVMQHVDHSAGDLIDLLQGLLRFDPSIRMTARDALRHPFFTRDQFRRL is encoded by the exons ATGGAAATGGATTACGTAACGGAATATCCACATTCCTACATGGATCGTCGTCCTAAGAAACGTCCAAGACTAGATTGGGATCCTTCACATACTCCCAAG GCTCAGTCAGGAATTTATTATGGGCAAGAGGTTGGCAATTCATCGAGCTATGTGCATTCAAGATTACTACCCGATCATGATAATTTATATGTAAAAGGACTGGCTCAAAAAGGCTCTCCTCCACGGCGAGAAGATGACAAAGATGGACATTACTTGTTTGAGCTTGGAGAGAATTTAACAACTCGCt ataaaattctcaaaaagatCGGTGAAG GTACCTTTGGTCAAGTTCTAGAATGCTgggacagagagcagaaggaATTTGTTGCCATTAAAATTATCCGAAGTATAAAGAAGTATCGTGAAGCAGCAATGGTAGAAATTGACGTGCTTCAGCTGCTAGGAAGATATGATAGGGGTGGAAGCCG TTGTGTACAATTAAGGAACTGGTTTGATTATCGTAACCATATTTGCTTA GTATTTGAGAAGCTTGGACCAAGTTTATTCGATTTTCTACGGAAAAACAGTTATCGCGCATTTCCAGTTGATCTAGTTCGTGAAATTGGGAGGCAATTGTTGGAATGTGTAGCAT TCATGCATGATATGCGTCTCATCCATACAGACCTTAAGCCTGAGAATATACTCTTTGTTTCTGCAGACTACATAAAAGTGCCCGACTACAAG GGTACACCATGGTCACACAGAGACAGATCATTTTATAAAAGGTTACCAAAGTCGAGTGCTATCAAAGTAATAGACTTCGGTAGCACTGCTTACGAACGACCAGATCACAACTATATTGTGTCCACACGACATTACCGTGCACCTGAAGTTATTCTTG GCCTTGGATGGAGCTACCCGTGTGATTTATGGAGCGTGGGCTGCATCTTGGTAGAACTATGCTCG GGTGAAGCTTTGTTCCAGACACACGAAAATTTAGAGCACCTGGCCATGATGGAAAGAGTATTGGGTACATTACCATCACAGATGTTAAATAAAGTGGA TCGACATGCAGAGAAATATGTAAGGAGGGGTCGATTAGACTGGCCTGAAGGCGCCACTTCCCGAGAGAGCATAAAGTCTGTGATAAAGTTGCCTCGTCTCCAG AATTTAGTGATGCAGCATGTTGATCATTCAGCTGGTGATCTTATAGACCTTTTGCAAGGTCTCCTTAGATTTGACCCGTCTATCAGAATGACGGCTCGTGATGCCCTAAGGCATCCCTTTTTCACTAGGGACCAATTCCGGAGGTTATAA
- the LOC101247525 gene encoding serine/threonine-protein kinase AFC2 isoform X2, with protein sequence MVEIDVLQLLGRYDRGGSRCVQLRNWFDYRNHICLVFEKLGPSLFDFLRKNSYRAFPVDLVREIGRQLLECVAFMHDMRLIHTDLKPENILFVSADYIKVPDYKGTPWSHRDRSFYKRLPKSSAIKVIDFGSTAYERPDHNYIVSTRHYRAPEVILGLGWSYPCDLWSVGCILVELCSGEALFQTHENLEHLAMMERVLGTLPSQMLNKVDRHAEKYVRRGRLDWPEGATSRESIKSVIKLPRLQNLVMQHVDHSAGDLIDLLQGLLRFDPSIRMTARDALRHPFFTRDQFRRL encoded by the exons ATGGTAGAAATTGACGTGCTTCAGCTGCTAGGAAGATATGATAGGGGTGGAAGCCG TTGTGTACAATTAAGGAACTGGTTTGATTATCGTAACCATATTTGCTTA GTATTTGAGAAGCTTGGACCAAGTTTATTCGATTTTCTACGGAAAAACAGTTATCGCGCATTTCCAGTTGATCTAGTTCGTGAAATTGGGAGGCAATTGTTGGAATGTGTAGCAT TCATGCATGATATGCGTCTCATCCATACAGACCTTAAGCCTGAGAATATACTCTTTGTTTCTGCAGACTACATAAAAGTGCCCGACTACAAG GGTACACCATGGTCACACAGAGACAGATCATTTTATAAAAGGTTACCAAAGTCGAGTGCTATCAAAGTAATAGACTTCGGTAGCACTGCTTACGAACGACCAGATCACAACTATATTGTGTCCACACGACATTACCGTGCACCTGAAGTTATTCTTG GCCTTGGATGGAGCTACCCGTGTGATTTATGGAGCGTGGGCTGCATCTTGGTAGAACTATGCTCG GGTGAAGCTTTGTTCCAGACACACGAAAATTTAGAGCACCTGGCCATGATGGAAAGAGTATTGGGTACATTACCATCACAGATGTTAAATAAAGTGGA TCGACATGCAGAGAAATATGTAAGGAGGGGTCGATTAGACTGGCCTGAAGGCGCCACTTCCCGAGAGAGCATAAAGTCTGTGATAAAGTTGCCTCGTCTCCAG AATTTAGTGATGCAGCATGTTGATCATTCAGCTGGTGATCTTATAGACCTTTTGCAAGGTCTCCTTAGATTTGACCCGTCTATCAGAATGACGGCTCGTGATGCCCTAAGGCATCCCTTTTTCACTAGGGACCAATTCCGGAGGTTATAA